From the Kogia breviceps isolate mKogBre1 chromosome 15, mKogBre1 haplotype 1, whole genome shotgun sequence genome, one window contains:
- the P2RX2 gene encoding P2X purinoceptor 2 isoform X2, which translates to MAAAEPKPPAGMAAARRLARGCWSAFWDYETPKVIVVKNRRLGVVYRAVQLLILLYFVWYVFIVQKSYQDRETGPESSVITKVKGITSSEHKVWDVEEYVKPPEGGSVFSIITRIEVTPFQTLGTCAESKRVRNATCDSDEDCVAGHLDMLGNGLRTGRCVPYYHGSSKTCEVYGWCPVEDGASVSQFLGKMAPNFTILIKNSIHYPKFQFSKGNIENRKDGYLKHCTFHEVSDLYCPIFKLGYIVEQAGENFTQLAHAGGVIGVIINWDCDLDLSASSCNPKYSFRRLDPKHVPASSGYNFRFAKYYRVNGSTTRTLIKAYGIRIDVIVHGQAGKFSLIPTIINLATALTSIGVGSFLCDWILLTFMNKNKVYSHKKFDKMPEVWPSSEPTPTSCRAALKTWAGWGPLKSVALGAPPAPQGSMAGTLDLGPAHTPQHCVSAKPAAKGPPCNQAVG; encoded by the exons ATGGCGGCCGCCGAGCCCAAGCCCCCCGCGGGGATGGCCGCGGCCCGACGCCTGGCCCGGGGCTGCTGGTCCGCGTTCTGGGACTACGAGACGCCCAAGGTGATCGTGGTGAAGAACCGGCGCCTGGGCGTCGTGTACCGCGCGGTGCAGCTGCTCATTCTGCTGTACTTCGTGTG GTACGTGTTCATCGTGCAGAAGAGCTACCAGGACAGAGAGACGGGCCCCGAGAGCTCCGTCATCACCAAGGTCAAGGGCATCACCTCGTCCGAGCACAAAGTGTGGGACGTGGAGGAGTACGTGAAACCCCCCGAG GGGGGCAGCGTGTTCAGCATCATCACCAGGATCGAGGTCACCCCCTTCCAGACCCTCGGAACCTGCGCCGAG AGTAAGAGGGTCAGAAACGCCACCTGCGACTCGGACGAGGACTGCGTGGCTGGGCACCTGGACATGCTGGGAAACG GCCTGCGGACCGGGCGCTGCGTGCCTTATTACCACGGGTCCTCCAAGACCTGCGAGGTGTACGGCTGGTGCCCGGTGGAAGACGGGGCCTCAGTCAG CCAGTTTCTCGGTAAGATGGCCCCGAATTTCACCATCCTCATCAAGAACAGCATCCACTACCCCAAATTCCAGTTCTCCAA GGGCAACATCGAGAACCGGAAGGATGGCTACCTGAAACACTGCACATTCCATGAGGTCTCTGACCTCTACTGCCCCATTTTCAAGCTGGGCTACATCGTGGAGCAGGCAGGGGAAAACTTCACGCAGCTGGCACACGCG GGTGGTGTAATTGGGGTCATTATCAACTGGGACTGTGACCTGGACCTGTCGGCATCAAGCTGCAACCCCAAATACTCCTTCCGGAGGCTCGACCCCAAGCATGTCCCAGCCTCATCTGGCTACAACTTCAG GTTCGCCAAGTATTACAGAGTAAACGGTAGCACCACCCGCACGCTCATCAAAGCCTATGGGATCCGAATTGATGTCATCGTGCACGGACAG GCAGGGAAGTTCAGCCTGATTCCCACCATCATTAACCTGGCCACAGCGCTGACCTCCATCGGGGTG GGCTCCTTCCTGTGCGACTGGATCTTGCTAACATTCATGAACAAAAACAAGGTCTACAGCCATAAGAAATTTGACAAG ATGCCCGAGGTTTGGCCCAGCTCTGAGCCCACTCCCACCTCCTGTCGTGCTGCACTAAAGACCTGGGCCGGTTGGGGGCCCCTGAAGTCTGTGGCCCTGGGAGCGCCCCCAGCTCCCCAGGGCAGCATGGCTGGGACCTTGGACCTGGGCCctgcccacacacctcaacaCTGCGTCTCAGCAAAACCAGCAGCCAAAGGGCCCCCATGCAACCAGGCAGTGGGATGA
- the P2RX2 gene encoding P2X purinoceptor 2 isoform X3, which yields MAAAEPKPPAGMAAARRLARGCWSAFWDYETPKVIVVKNRRLGVVYRAVQLLILLYFVWYVFIVQKSYQDRETGPESSVITKVKGITSSEHKVWDVEEYVKPPEGGSVFSIITRIEVTPFQTLGTCAESKRVRNATCDSDEDCVAGHLDMLGNGLRTGRCVPYYHGSSKTCEVYGWCPVEDGASVSQFLGKMAPNFTILIKNSIHYPKFQFSKGNIENRKDGYLKHCTFHEVSDLYCPIFKLGYIVEQAGENFTQLAHAGGVIGVIINWDCDLDLSASSCNPKYSFRRLDPKHVPASSGYNFRFAKYYRVNGSTTRTLIKAYGIRIDVIVHGQAGKFSLIPTIINLATALTSIGVGSFLCDWILLTFMNKNKVYSHKKFDKMVDAPKRGAGPGLGASEPSQQDCALTDARGLAQL from the exons ATGGCGGCCGCCGAGCCCAAGCCCCCCGCGGGGATGGCCGCGGCCCGACGCCTGGCCCGGGGCTGCTGGTCCGCGTTCTGGGACTACGAGACGCCCAAGGTGATCGTGGTGAAGAACCGGCGCCTGGGCGTCGTGTACCGCGCGGTGCAGCTGCTCATTCTGCTGTACTTCGTGTG GTACGTGTTCATCGTGCAGAAGAGCTACCAGGACAGAGAGACGGGCCCCGAGAGCTCCGTCATCACCAAGGTCAAGGGCATCACCTCGTCCGAGCACAAAGTGTGGGACGTGGAGGAGTACGTGAAACCCCCCGAG GGGGGCAGCGTGTTCAGCATCATCACCAGGATCGAGGTCACCCCCTTCCAGACCCTCGGAACCTGCGCCGAG AGTAAGAGGGTCAGAAACGCCACCTGCGACTCGGACGAGGACTGCGTGGCTGGGCACCTGGACATGCTGGGAAACG GCCTGCGGACCGGGCGCTGCGTGCCTTATTACCACGGGTCCTCCAAGACCTGCGAGGTGTACGGCTGGTGCCCGGTGGAAGACGGGGCCTCAGTCAG CCAGTTTCTCGGTAAGATGGCCCCGAATTTCACCATCCTCATCAAGAACAGCATCCACTACCCCAAATTCCAGTTCTCCAA GGGCAACATCGAGAACCGGAAGGATGGCTACCTGAAACACTGCACATTCCATGAGGTCTCTGACCTCTACTGCCCCATTTTCAAGCTGGGCTACATCGTGGAGCAGGCAGGGGAAAACTTCACGCAGCTGGCACACGCG GGTGGTGTAATTGGGGTCATTATCAACTGGGACTGTGACCTGGACCTGTCGGCATCAAGCTGCAACCCCAAATACTCCTTCCGGAGGCTCGACCCCAAGCATGTCCCAGCCTCATCTGGCTACAACTTCAG GTTCGCCAAGTATTACAGAGTAAACGGTAGCACCACCCGCACGCTCATCAAAGCCTATGGGATCCGAATTGATGTCATCGTGCACGGACAG GCAGGGAAGTTCAGCCTGATTCCCACCATCATTAACCTGGCCACAGCGCTGACCTCCATCGGGGTG GGCTCCTTCCTGTGCGACTGGATCTTGCTAACATTCATGAACAAAAACAAGGTCTACAGCCATAAGAAATTTGACAAG ATGGTGGATGCTCCCAAGCGGGGTGCAGGACCAGGGCTTGGCGCCTCTGAGCCTTCCCAACAGGACTGCGCCCTCACAGATGCCCGAGGTTTGGCCCAGCTCTGA
- the P2RX2 gene encoding P2X purinoceptor 2 isoform X1 — MAAAEPKPPAGMAAARRLARGCWSAFWDYETPKVIVVKNRRLGVVYRAVQLLILLYFVWYVFIVQKSYQDRETGPESSVITKVKGITSSEHKVWDVEEYVKPPEGGSVFSIITRIEVTPFQTLGTCAESKRVRNATCDSDEDCVAGHLDMLGNGLRTGRCVPYYHGSSKTCEVYGWCPVEDGASVSQFLGKMAPNFTILIKNSIHYPKFQFSKGNIENRKDGYLKHCTFHEVSDLYCPIFKLGYIVEQAGENFTQLAHAGGVIGVIINWDCDLDLSASSCNPKYSFRRLDPKHVPASSGYNFRFAKYYRVNGSTTRTLIKAYGIRIDVIVHGQAGKFSLIPTIINLATALTSIGVGSFLCDWILLTFMNKNKVYSHKKFDKVCTPGPSSGSWPVTLALVLGQAPPPPYPCSTDPGQDGQPQGEGQSQAWAVPPPRPCPTSASSEQMVDAPKRGAGPGLGASEPSQQDCALTDARGLAQL, encoded by the exons ATGGCGGCCGCCGAGCCCAAGCCCCCCGCGGGGATGGCCGCGGCCCGACGCCTGGCCCGGGGCTGCTGGTCCGCGTTCTGGGACTACGAGACGCCCAAGGTGATCGTGGTGAAGAACCGGCGCCTGGGCGTCGTGTACCGCGCGGTGCAGCTGCTCATTCTGCTGTACTTCGTGTG GTACGTGTTCATCGTGCAGAAGAGCTACCAGGACAGAGAGACGGGCCCCGAGAGCTCCGTCATCACCAAGGTCAAGGGCATCACCTCGTCCGAGCACAAAGTGTGGGACGTGGAGGAGTACGTGAAACCCCCCGAG GGGGGCAGCGTGTTCAGCATCATCACCAGGATCGAGGTCACCCCCTTCCAGACCCTCGGAACCTGCGCCGAG AGTAAGAGGGTCAGAAACGCCACCTGCGACTCGGACGAGGACTGCGTGGCTGGGCACCTGGACATGCTGGGAAACG GCCTGCGGACCGGGCGCTGCGTGCCTTATTACCACGGGTCCTCCAAGACCTGCGAGGTGTACGGCTGGTGCCCGGTGGAAGACGGGGCCTCAGTCAG CCAGTTTCTCGGTAAGATGGCCCCGAATTTCACCATCCTCATCAAGAACAGCATCCACTACCCCAAATTCCAGTTCTCCAA GGGCAACATCGAGAACCGGAAGGATGGCTACCTGAAACACTGCACATTCCATGAGGTCTCTGACCTCTACTGCCCCATTTTCAAGCTGGGCTACATCGTGGAGCAGGCAGGGGAAAACTTCACGCAGCTGGCACACGCG GGTGGTGTAATTGGGGTCATTATCAACTGGGACTGTGACCTGGACCTGTCGGCATCAAGCTGCAACCCCAAATACTCCTTCCGGAGGCTCGACCCCAAGCATGTCCCAGCCTCATCTGGCTACAACTTCAG GTTCGCCAAGTATTACAGAGTAAACGGTAGCACCACCCGCACGCTCATCAAAGCCTATGGGATCCGAATTGATGTCATCGTGCACGGACAG GCAGGGAAGTTCAGCCTGATTCCCACCATCATTAACCTGGCCACAGCGCTGACCTCCATCGGGGTG GGCTCCTTCCTGTGCGACTGGATCTTGCTAACATTCATGAACAAAAACAAGGTCTACAGCCATAAGAAATTTGACAAGGTGTGTACTCCAGGGCCTTCCTCAGGCAGTTGGCCTGTGACCCTGGCCCTTGTTTTGGGccaggcccctcccccaccctatcCCTGCTCCACAGACCCAGGCCAGGATGGCCAACCGCAGGGtgaggggcagagccaggcctgggCTGTCCCACCCCCACGGCCTTGCCCCACCTCTGCCTCGTCTGAGCAGATGGTGGATGCTCCCAAGCGGGGTGCAGGACCAGGGCTTGGCGCCTCTGAGCCTTCCCAACAGGACTGCGCCCTCACAGATGCCCGAGGTTTGGCCCAGCTCTGA